From a region of the Xanthomonas rydalmerensis genome:
- a CDS encoding MFS transporter, with product MSGADQRQRPRGTRALEALNFTMADVQDGLGPFLSVFLQSKGWSLGAIGSVMTAGGIVGMLATTPGGALVDATKRKRSIVVVGCSMILLASALLWWSPTLPGVIAAQVMTALAAAALGPALSGITLGLVRQAGFDHQIARNQVGSHAGNVVAAALAGVLGWKFGFGAVFVLTGCFGVLAIVSVLMIPRDAIDHRAARGMAEADDDNGAHVSGWSVLLTCKPLLVLAAALALFHLGNAAMLPLYGMAVVAAHQGDPNALTATTIIVAQATMVLVSLLAMRLIRVRGHWWVLLLTFLALPLRGLIAASVIHTWGVFPVQILDGVGAGLQSVAVPALVAHLLQGTGRVNVGQGAVMTMQGVGAALSPALGGWIAQAFGYRAAFLLLGGISLLSLALWVGMRKHLVTAKRDRAADEPVPPLPA from the coding sequence ATGAGTGGCGCCGATCAGCGTCAGCGCCCGCGCGGTACGCGCGCGCTGGAAGCGCTCAATTTCACCATGGCCGACGTGCAGGACGGGCTCGGCCCGTTCCTGAGCGTGTTCCTGCAATCCAAGGGCTGGTCGCTGGGCGCGATCGGCTCGGTGATGACCGCCGGCGGCATCGTCGGCATGCTCGCCACCACGCCAGGCGGCGCGCTGGTCGATGCGACCAAGCGCAAGCGCAGCATCGTGGTGGTCGGCTGCAGCATGATCCTGCTGGCCTCGGCGCTGCTGTGGTGGTCGCCGACCCTGCCCGGCGTCATCGCCGCGCAGGTGATGACCGCGCTCGCCGCGGCCGCGCTGGGGCCGGCGCTGTCCGGCATCACGCTGGGCCTGGTGCGCCAGGCCGGTTTCGATCACCAGATCGCGCGCAACCAGGTCGGCAGCCACGCCGGCAACGTGGTGGCCGCGGCGCTGGCCGGTGTGCTCGGCTGGAAATTCGGCTTCGGCGCGGTGTTCGTGCTCACCGGCTGCTTCGGCGTGCTGGCGATCGTCTCGGTGTTGATGATTCCGCGCGACGCCATCGATCACCGCGCCGCGCGCGGCATGGCCGAGGCGGACGACGACAATGGCGCCCACGTCAGTGGCTGGTCGGTGCTGCTGACCTGCAAGCCGTTGCTGGTGCTGGCCGCGGCGCTGGCGCTGTTCCACCTGGGCAATGCGGCGATGCTGCCGCTGTACGGCATGGCGGTGGTGGCCGCGCACCAGGGCGACCCGAACGCGCTGACCGCCACCACCATCATCGTCGCCCAGGCCACCATGGTGCTGGTCTCGCTGCTGGCGATGCGCCTGATCCGTGTGCGCGGGCACTGGTGGGTGCTGCTGCTGACCTTCCTGGCATTGCCGCTGCGCGGGCTGATCGCCGCCAGCGTCATCCATACCTGGGGCGTGTTCCCGGTGCAGATCCTCGATGGCGTCGGCGCCGGCCTGCAGAGCGTGGCGGTGCCGGCGCTGGTGGCGCACCTGCTGCAGGGCACCGGCCGGGTCAACGTCGGGCAGGGCGCGGTGATGACGATGCAGGGCGTCGGCGCGGCGCTGAGTCCGGCGCTGGGCGGCTGGATCGCCCAGGCGTTCGGCTACCGCGCCGCGTTCCTGCTGCTGGGCGGCATCTCGCTGCTGTCGCTGGCGTTGTGGGTGGGGATGCGCAAGCACCTGGTGACGGCGAAGCGCGACCGCGCAGCCGACGAACCGGTGCCGCCGCTGCCGGCTTAG
- a CDS encoding sensor histidine kinase, producing the protein MPRSLLRQLLLIWIVIVAACVGMAVVLVGLYRHSEGVRSERAQTGLREVCTRMVQRYNGASAAAHGSDGTGLAAVVSQLVLADAAGVEGGFWDRERGFLAYAYPTYDGTEHKTDVPSAERNVIISTAQRGVEAQHTVDYRRDGQRESLLIAACPLDRTAAAWAMTRVASSDAAASLPLALGLGLILALVVVSALALGWVVRRWSQRLQGIQQALATPAEVPQIPRTGAPELDRLGAAVTDYAQRSAQALAETRRLGEELSRHERLAALGRMTATVAHEIRNPIATLRLALENQIAAHADGTDDAQAQLMLAQIQRLDGVVESLLGMVQPIRLHRQPVVLQPWLQALLEPADWDGQAPPIALRLQAAPAQWMLDPQQAARALLNLLRNALQHAATGTEVTLEAQTEDDVLQLRVRNHGDPVPAPVAAHLFEPFASGRSDGNGLGLALVREIARAHGGEAHYAHRDGITEFSLELPWRAS; encoded by the coding sequence ATGCCCCGTTCGCTGCTGCGGCAACTGCTGCTGATCTGGATCGTCATCGTCGCCGCCTGCGTGGGCATGGCGGTGGTGCTGGTCGGGCTGTATCGGCATAGCGAAGGCGTGCGCAGCGAACGTGCGCAGACCGGGCTGCGCGAGGTCTGCACGCGCATGGTGCAGCGTTACAACGGCGCCAGCGCCGCCGCCCACGGCAGCGACGGCACCGGCCTGGCGGCGGTGGTGTCGCAGCTGGTGCTGGCCGATGCCGCCGGCGTGGAAGGCGGCTTCTGGGACCGCGAGCGCGGCTTTCTCGCCTACGCCTATCCGACCTACGACGGGACCGAGCACAAGACCGACGTGCCCTCGGCCGAGCGCAACGTGATCATTTCCACCGCGCAGCGCGGGGTGGAGGCGCAGCACACGGTGGACTACCGCCGCGACGGGCAGCGCGAGAGCCTGCTGATCGCGGCCTGCCCGCTGGACCGCACGGCCGCGGCCTGGGCCATGACCCGGGTCGCCTCCAGCGATGCCGCCGCCAGCCTGCCGCTGGCGTTGGGCCTGGGCCTGATCCTGGCGCTGGTGGTGGTCTCGGCGTTGGCGCTGGGCTGGGTGGTGCGGCGCTGGAGCCAGCGCCTGCAGGGCATCCAGCAGGCGCTGGCGACGCCGGCCGAGGTACCGCAGATCCCGCGCACCGGTGCGCCGGAACTGGACCGGCTCGGCGCCGCGGTCACCGACTACGCGCAGCGCAGCGCGCAGGCGCTGGCCGAGACCCGCCGGCTCGGCGAGGAACTGTCGCGACACGAACGCCTGGCTGCGCTCGGACGCATGACTGCGACCGTGGCGCACGAGATCCGCAACCCGATCGCGACCTTGCGGCTGGCGCTGGAAAACCAGATCGCCGCGCACGCCGACGGCACCGACGACGCCCAGGCGCAGCTGATGCTGGCGCAGATCCAGCGCCTGGACGGGGTGGTGGAAAGCCTGCTCGGCATGGTCCAGCCGATTCGCCTGCACCGGCAGCCGGTGGTCCTGCAGCCGTGGCTGCAGGCGCTGCTGGAACCGGCCGACTGGGACGGGCAGGCGCCGCCGATCGCGCTGCGCCTGCAGGCGGCGCCGGCGCAGTGGATGCTCGATCCGCAACAGGCCGCGCGCGCATTGCTCAATCTGCTGCGCAATGCCCTGCAGCACGCCGCGACCGGCACCGAGGTGACCCTGGAAGCGCAGACCGAAGACGACGTGCTGCAACTGCGCGTGCGCAACCACGGCGACCCGGTGCCGGCCCCGGTGGCCGCGCATCTGTTCGAGCCGTTCGCCAGCGGCCGCAGCGACGGTAACGGCCTGGGCCTGGCGCTGGTGCGCGAGATCGCTCGCGCCCATGGCGGCGAAGCGCACTACGCGCATCGCGACGGCATCACCGAGTTCAGCCTGGAGCTGCCATGGCGCGCATCCTGA
- the poxB gene encoding ubiquinone-dependent pyruvate dehydrogenase: MARLLAETLHSAGVERIWGVTGDSLNGLTDALRQMDSIEWMHVRHEEVAAFAAGAEAAVSGKLAVCAGSCGPGNLHLINGLFDCHRSHQPVLAIAAHIPSSEIGLNYFQETHPQELFRECSHYVELVTNPAQMPEVLQRAMRTAILRRGVAVVVIPGDVALQEMPKGTPTAWPALAAPRILPADADVAKLADLLQASKATTLLCGSGCAGAHDEVVALADALGAPIVHALRGKEHVEWDNPFDVGMTGLIGFSSGYQAMLNCDTLLMLGTDFPYRQFYPKDATIVQVDNDPAALGRRTPLQLGIAADVRETIAALLPRLQRREDRGFLEKSLAHYRKAREGLDDLAVASAPGEPLHPQFVTRMVDALADADAIFTCDVGTPTVWAARYLTMNGQRRLLGSFNHGSMANAMPQALGAQAQFPRRQVISLSGDGGFTMLMGDFITLAQLGLPVKVVVYNNGSLGFVAMEMKSAGYLDTGTDLSNPDFAAMSNAMGILGLRVDESAQLEPALREAFAHPGPALVDVRVASQELAIPPAVKLEQAKGMGLYLLRAVMSGRGDEVLELVKTNLR; this comes from the coding sequence ATGGCCCGCCTGCTCGCCGAAACCCTGCACAGCGCGGGCGTCGAACGCATCTGGGGCGTCACCGGCGACAGTCTCAACGGGTTGACCGATGCGCTGCGGCAGATGGACAGCATCGAGTGGATGCACGTGCGCCACGAAGAAGTGGCCGCCTTCGCCGCAGGCGCCGAAGCCGCGGTCAGCGGCAAGCTGGCGGTGTGCGCGGGCAGTTGCGGTCCGGGCAACCTGCACCTGATCAACGGCCTGTTCGACTGCCACCGCAGCCATCAGCCGGTGCTGGCCATCGCCGCGCACATCCCGTCCTCGGAAATCGGCCTGAACTATTTCCAGGAGACACACCCGCAGGAACTGTTCCGCGAGTGCAGCCACTACGTCGAACTGGTGACCAATCCGGCGCAGATGCCGGAGGTGCTGCAGCGGGCGATGCGCACCGCGATCCTGCGCCGCGGCGTGGCGGTGGTGGTGATCCCTGGCGACGTGGCCCTGCAGGAGATGCCCAAGGGCACGCCGACGGCGTGGCCGGCGCTGGCCGCGCCGCGCATCCTGCCGGCCGACGCCGACGTGGCCAAGCTGGCCGATCTGCTGCAGGCCAGCAAGGCCACCACCTTGCTGTGCGGCAGCGGCTGCGCCGGCGCGCACGACGAGGTGGTGGCGCTGGCCGACGCGCTCGGCGCGCCGATCGTGCATGCGCTGCGCGGCAAGGAGCACGTGGAGTGGGACAACCCGTTCGACGTCGGCATGACCGGCCTGATCGGCTTCAGTTCCGGCTACCAGGCCATGCTCAACTGCGACACCTTGCTGATGCTCGGCACCGACTTCCCGTACCGGCAGTTCTATCCCAAGGACGCCACCATCGTGCAGGTGGACAACGACCCGGCCGCGCTGGGGCGGCGCACGCCGTTGCAGTTGGGCATCGCCGCCGACGTGCGCGAAACCATCGCCGCGCTGCTGCCGCGACTGCAGCGGCGCGAGGACCGCGGCTTCCTGGAGAAGTCGCTGGCCCATTACCGCAAGGCGCGCGAAGGCCTGGACGACCTGGCCGTCGCGTCGGCGCCAGGCGAGCCGCTGCATCCGCAGTTCGTCACCCGCATGGTCGATGCGCTGGCCGATGCCGATGCGATCTTCACCTGCGACGTCGGCACGCCGACGGTATGGGCGGCGCGCTACCTGACCATGAACGGCCAGCGCCGCCTGCTCGGTTCGTTCAACCACGGCTCGATGGCCAATGCGATGCCGCAGGCGTTGGGCGCGCAGGCGCAGTTCCCGCGCCGGCAGGTGATCTCGCTGTCCGGCGATGGCGGCTTCACCATGCTGATGGGCGACTTCATCACCCTGGCCCAGCTCGGCCTGCCGGTGAAGGTGGTGGTCTACAACAACGGTTCGCTTGGCTTCGTGGCGATGGAAATGAAGTCGGCCGGCTACCTGGACACCGGCACCGACCTGAGCAATCCGGACTTCGCCGCGATGAGCAACGCCATGGGCATCCTGGGCCTGCGCGTGGACGAGTCGGCGCAACTGGAGCCCGCGCTGCGCGAGGCGTTCGCGCATCCCGGCCCGGCGCTGGTGGACGTGCGCGTGGCCAGCCAGGAACTGGCGATTCCGCCGGCGGTCAAGCTGGAACAGGCCAAGGGCATGGGCCTGTACCTGCTGCGCGCGGTGATGAGTGGGCGCGGCGACGAGGTGCTGGAGCTGGTCAAGACCAACCTGCGCTGA
- a CDS encoding sigma-54 dependent transcriptional regulator codes for MARILIIDDDLAFLSTLQATLRSFGHEAIAVADPREGLARLREGGIDLAFVDFRMPGMDGIALMRARQDDAQAMRVPLVMLTAHASSGNTIEAMTLGAFDHLVKPVGRADIAEVVERALRSRGDDTPDAAPAMPAEEADALLGHSAAMRTVHKRIGLAAASDLPVLISGETGTGKELAARALHRASARAAQPFVAINCAAIPAELMESELFGYRKGAFSGAVSDRNGLIRDADGGTLFLDEIGDMPLPMQAKLLRFLQEGEVSPLGGRGAQKVDVRVIAATHRDLVQAVEAGRFRSDLRYRLNVVPIELPPLRERGDDILLLAQHFLAAGASAPQTLSADAQARLRAYPWPGNVRELRNAMQRCQVLVRAPVIEAHDLDELLASPPAEMPTALDTDALTLPQAIAQLERQMIQAALTQAHGNRAEAARRLGIHRQLLYRKLDEYGL; via the coding sequence ATGGCGCGCATCCTGATCATCGACGACGACCTGGCGTTTCTCAGCACCCTGCAGGCGACGCTGCGCTCGTTCGGCCACGAGGCGATCGCCGTGGCCGACCCGCGCGAGGGCCTGGCACGCCTGCGCGAGGGCGGCATCGATCTGGCCTTCGTCGATTTCCGCATGCCCGGCATGGACGGCATCGCGCTGATGCGCGCGCGCCAGGACGACGCGCAGGCCATGCGCGTGCCGCTGGTGATGCTCACTGCGCATGCCTCCAGCGGCAACACCATCGAGGCGATGACGCTCGGCGCCTTCGATCACCTGGTCAAGCCGGTGGGCCGCGCCGACATCGCCGAGGTGGTCGAGCGCGCGCTGCGCAGCCGCGGCGACGACACGCCGGACGCCGCGCCGGCGATGCCCGCCGAGGAGGCAGACGCGCTGCTCGGCCACAGCGCGGCGATGCGCACCGTGCACAAGCGCATCGGCTTGGCCGCCGCCTCCGACCTGCCTGTGCTGATCAGCGGCGAAACCGGCACCGGCAAGGAACTGGCGGCGCGCGCGCTGCACCGTGCCAGCGCCCGCGCCGCGCAGCCGTTCGTGGCGATCAATTGCGCCGCGATCCCCGCCGAGCTGATGGAGAGCGAACTGTTCGGCTACCGCAAGGGCGCGTTCTCCGGCGCGGTGAGCGACCGCAACGGCCTGATCCGCGACGCCGACGGCGGCACCCTGTTCCTGGACGAGATCGGCGACATGCCCTTGCCGATGCAGGCCAAGCTGCTGCGCTTCCTGCAGGAAGGCGAGGTGTCGCCGCTGGGCGGGCGCGGCGCGCAGAAGGTGGACGTGCGGGTGATCGCCGCCACCCACCGCGACCTGGTGCAGGCGGTGGAGGCCGGGCGCTTCCGCAGCGACCTGCGCTACCGGCTCAACGTGGTGCCGATCGAACTGCCGCCGCTGCGCGAGCGCGGCGACGACATCCTGCTGCTCGCCCAGCACTTCCTCGCCGCCGGTGCCAGCGCGCCGCAGACCCTGTCGGCCGACGCGCAGGCGCGCCTGCGTGCCTATCCCTGGCCGGGCAATGTGCGCGAGCTGCGCAATGCCATGCAACGCTGTCAGGTGCTGGTGCGCGCGCCGGTGATCGAGGCGCACGACCTGGATGAGTTGCTGGCGTCGCCACCGGCCGAGATGCCCACAGCGCTGGACACCGATGCACTGACCCTGCCGCAGGCGATCGCGCAACTGGAACGGCAGATGATCCAGGCGGCACTGACCCAGGCCCACGGCAACCGCGCCGAGGCCGCGCGCCGCCTCGGCATCCATCGTCAGCTGCTGTATCGCAAGCTCGACGAGTATGGGCTTTAG
- a CDS encoding PEP/pyruvate-binding domain-containing protein, giving the protein MDRARPPLAWPRVSAWCFLFALLWHAEPTLAQTARKPSAYEQRPGHAAAAQPATGPDFLPRLDSRAQFMQLARVYNAGTALELPHLLFVIDRQQGGRVYYLNTPRFALHEPFVRQRLAPRMGKAALKAQYRDPQRRFLFGTLSWQQDLPGYTYEFWEGDLLTAPLLQQTDAALRASFFDTLRFKTNSTLHEQLARSAGLAFVTQEALLREQRFLPLNTGHAEGRLRIVRSEAQFRTLSPRDIPVLDEVPIALAPVAGLVTQRPSTLLSHVNLLAKGWGIPNVYVRDAQAALRQYDGRWVQLDVTHNDYRVTPLAGPPAAAPAAIPRSAARTLPRPDLRVAALKPLAALRASDSRACGTKAANLGTLKAVLPPAARVPDGFCIPFAFYQAALQRLQVDQRLHDLQRRPGFATDAEVRRAALATLRGEIADAAPDPAFVRALEAQWRAQLHGAGVFVRSSSNSEDLPAFSGAGLYTTVPNVTRADALARAVQTVWASVYNFEAYEARAAAGLPQDAVAMAVLVQLAAPSDSSGVMITRDPFDAARRHVTYISAKRGLGIRVVEGKRQAEQVMYSSWSKAVQVLSRSAEDTQLVANAAGGVREVPITGTRQVLTDALIARLAKVGAMTKQALGGADQDIEWAVVGDEVVILQARPYVERGGRQ; this is encoded by the coding sequence ATGGATCGAGCCCGTCCGCCGCTTGCCTGGCCACGCGTGTCGGCGTGGTGTTTCCTTTTTGCGCTGCTGTGGCACGCGGAACCCACGCTGGCGCAGACCGCGCGCAAGCCGTCTGCCTACGAGCAACGCCCAGGCCACGCCGCCGCCGCGCAGCCGGCGACCGGACCCGATTTCCTGCCGCGCCTCGACAGCCGCGCGCAGTTCATGCAACTGGCGCGGGTCTACAACGCCGGCACCGCGCTGGAGCTGCCGCATCTGCTGTTCGTGATCGACCGGCAGCAGGGCGGTCGCGTCTACTACCTCAACACGCCGCGGTTCGCGCTGCACGAACCGTTCGTGCGCCAGCGCCTGGCGCCGCGCATGGGCAAGGCGGCGCTGAAGGCGCAATACCGCGATCCGCAGCGGCGCTTCCTGTTCGGCACCCTGAGCTGGCAGCAGGACCTGCCGGGCTACACCTACGAGTTCTGGGAGGGCGACCTGCTCACTGCACCGCTGCTGCAGCAGACCGATGCCGCCTTGCGCGCGTCGTTCTTCGACACGCTGCGGTTCAAGACCAACTCCACGCTGCACGAGCAACTGGCCCGCAGCGCCGGGCTGGCGTTCGTCACCCAGGAGGCGCTGCTGCGCGAGCAGCGCTTCCTGCCGTTGAATACCGGCCACGCCGAGGGGCGGCTGCGCATCGTGCGCTCGGAGGCGCAGTTCCGCACGCTGTCGCCGCGTGACATCCCAGTGCTGGACGAGGTGCCGATCGCGTTGGCGCCGGTCGCCGGCCTGGTCACGCAGCGCCCGTCCACGCTGTTGTCGCACGTCAACCTGCTGGCCAAGGGCTGGGGCATTCCCAATGTGTACGTGCGCGATGCACAGGCGGCGTTGCGCCAGTACGACGGCCGCTGGGTGCAACTGGATGTCACCCACAACGATTACCGGGTGACGCCGCTGGCGGGGCCGCCGGCGGCCGCACCCGCTGCCATCCCACGCAGCGCGGCACGCACGCTGCCGCGTCCGGACCTGCGCGTGGCCGCGCTCAAGCCGCTGGCGGCGCTGCGCGCCAGCGACAGCCGGGCATGCGGGACCAAGGCGGCCAATCTCGGCACGCTGAAGGCGGTACTGCCGCCGGCCGCGCGCGTGCCGGACGGCTTCTGCATTCCGTTCGCGTTCTACCAGGCGGCGCTGCAGCGCCTGCAGGTCGACCAGCGCCTGCACGACCTGCAGCGTCGCCCCGGCTTCGCCACCGACGCGGAGGTGCGCCGCGCCGCGCTGGCGACGCTGCGCGGCGAGATCGCCGACGCCGCGCCCGATCCCGCCTTCGTGCGTGCGCTGGAGGCGCAGTGGCGCGCGCAACTGCACGGCGCCGGCGTGTTCGTGCGCAGCTCGTCCAACTCCGAGGATCTGCCCGCCTTCAGCGGCGCCGGCCTGTACACCACCGTGCCCAACGTCACCCGCGCCGACGCCTTGGCCAGGGCCGTGCAGACGGTGTGGGCGTCGGTGTACAACTTCGAGGCCTACGAAGCGCGCGCCGCCGCCGGCCTGCCGCAGGACGCGGTGGCCATGGCGGTGCTGGTGCAGTTGGCCGCGCCCTCGGACAGCTCCGGCGTGATGATCACCCGCGACCCGTTCGATGCCGCGCGCCGCCACGTCACCTACATCTCGGCCAAGCGCGGCCTGGGCATCCGTGTGGTCGAGGGCAAGCGCCAGGCCGAACAGGTGATGTATTCGAGCTGGTCCAAGGCGGTGCAGGTGCTGAGCCGCTCGGCCGAGGACACCCAACTCGTGGCCAACGCCGCCGGCGGCGTCCGCGAGGTGCCGATCACCGGTACCCGCCAGGTGCTGACCGACGCCCTCATCGCGCGGCTGGCGAAGGTTGGCGCGATGACCAAGCAGGCCCTGGGCGGCGCCGACCAGGACATCGAGTGGGCCGTGGTCGGCGACGAGGTGGTGATCCTGCAGGCGCGGCCGTATGTGGAGCGGGGCGGGCGCCAATGA
- a CDS encoding low affinity iron permease family protein, which produces MKPAKLFNVVAKKASYAAGTPWTFCIALGIVLVWGLSGPVFGFNDTWQLVINTGTTIITFLMVFLIQHTQNADTAAMQIKLDELIRVSAKANNELLDLEELDEKRLEEIRRQYEELARKAGEALRARNARDGDGRETHDRPKG; this is translated from the coding sequence ATGAAACCTGCCAAGTTGTTCAATGTCGTCGCCAAGAAGGCGTCGTATGCCGCCGGCACGCCCTGGACCTTCTGCATCGCGCTGGGCATCGTCCTGGTGTGGGGCCTGAGTGGGCCGGTGTTCGGCTTCAACGACACCTGGCAACTGGTCATCAACACCGGTACCACCATCATCACCTTCCTGATGGTGTTCCTGATCCAGCACACCCAGAACGCCGATACCGCGGCGATGCAGATCAAGCTCGACGAACTGATCCGGGTCAGCGCCAAGGCCAACAACGAGCTGCTGGATCTGGAAGAGCTGGACGAGAAGCGGCTGGAAGAGATTCGCCGCCAATACGAGGAATTGGCGCGCAAGGCCGGCGAGGCGCTGCGCGCGCGCAATGCCCGCGATGGCGATGGTCGCGAGACCCACGATCGCCCCAAGGGCTGA
- a CDS encoding NAD(P)-dependent oxidoreductase — protein MPLYPLFADLAGRRVLVVGGGEVAMRKIEALLHAGADVLVYAHALNPTVAQWLAQGRLQRADGAFDPQWLDDAWLVVAATDDEAFNRQLAEQAGARRKWVNVVDDAALSTFQVPAIIDRDPLLIAISSSGAAPMLARRLRERWETELDHSYAELAQLFARHRAAIRARLPELAQRRRWFEQVLEGPVQTLLQSGQRDAAEQAFTDSLQRSDEVPRQGSVWLVGTGTGDPGALTLKALRALNQADLLLCGAQVSAAVLGMARRDASRQLLPEDPAAHLALLVEQAQAGQRVVSLLPGDAFRQAPHDALAAQLATVGIACEVVPGVAPG, from the coding sequence ATGCCGCTGTATCCCCTGTTCGCCGACCTGGCTGGACGCCGCGTGCTGGTCGTCGGCGGCGGCGAGGTGGCGATGCGCAAGATCGAGGCGCTGCTGCACGCCGGCGCCGACGTGCTGGTGTACGCGCACGCGCTCAACCCCACCGTAGCGCAGTGGCTGGCGCAGGGCCGCCTGCAGCGCGCCGACGGCGCCTTCGACCCGCAGTGGCTGGACGACGCCTGGCTGGTGGTAGCGGCCACCGACGACGAGGCATTCAATCGGCAGTTGGCCGAGCAGGCCGGGGCGCGGCGCAAGTGGGTCAACGTAGTCGACGACGCCGCGCTGTCGACGTTCCAGGTGCCGGCGATCATCGACCGCGATCCGCTGCTGATCGCGATCTCCTCCAGCGGCGCGGCGCCGATGCTGGCGCGGCGCCTGCGCGAGCGCTGGGAAACCGAACTGGACCATTCCTACGCCGAACTGGCGCAACTGTTCGCACGCCACCGCGCCGCGATCCGTGCCCGCCTACCGGAGTTGGCGCAGCGCCGACGCTGGTTCGAGCAGGTGCTGGAGGGGCCGGTGCAGACGCTGCTGCAGAGCGGCCAGCGCGACGCCGCCGAGCAGGCCTTTACCGACAGCCTGCAACGCAGCGACGAGGTACCGCGGCAGGGCAGCGTGTGGCTGGTCGGCACCGGCACCGGCGACCCCGGCGCGCTGACGCTGAAGGCGCTGCGTGCGCTCAACCAGGCCGACCTATTGCTGTGCGGTGCACAGGTGAGCGCGGCGGTACTGGGCATGGCACGCCGCGATGCCAGCCGCCAGCTGTTGCCGGAGGATCCGGCAGCGCACCTGGCGCTGCTGGTCGAACAGGCGCAGGCCGGGCAGCGCGTGGTCAGCCTGCTGCCGGGCGATGCGTTCCGGCAGGCGCCGCATGACGCGCTGGCGGCGCAGTTGGCGACGGTCGGCATCGCCTGCGAGGTGGTGCCCGGCGTCGCGCCGGGCTGA